One Bacillota bacterium genomic window, CGACAGAGGTAAAGCTGGCAGAGGAAGCGAGCCGCGGACCATGGCCGCGTCAAGAACATGGAAAGGCAATAACTGCCAACAACGATTACGCTCTGGCTGCGTAACTTAACGTAGCCCATCCGCCCGGCCTAAGCTTGCGGGGTCGGAGACGGGTGTCATTTTAGCAAGCTACCGGCAGACAGAGCCCTCATGTCGGCCGGGAACTTCTGAGGGCTAGCCCAAATTGGATCTTGCTTCTTGGAGCCAATGCGGGCGAAGATAAAAGCAGAAGCTACGCTCGTAGATGCCTTTGTGGGCTTACTTTTGGACGGGGGGTGCAATTCCCCCCCGCCTCCACCAAATTAGAACAAAAGCAGCTGTTTTGCCATCTACATATTAAAAGAGGCCGGTTTCGGCCTCTTTTAATCTTGCCTATTTAGTCAGAGCCCCAAGCTACTCAAACTGTCCCCATAGGCGCACTTCTGTTTCCATGGTAATACCCCGGGCCGCTGCCTCCAGCTTAATAAGCTTGATCAAACCAAATACATCCTGAGCGCTGGCCCCGCCTAGATTAACGATAAAGTTGGCGTGAGAGGGGGAGATCTGGGCTTGCCCGATCTGGGTGCCTTTTAGGCCCAGCTCTTCAATAACTTTCCCGGCATAGGTGCCAGGTGGATTACGGAAGGTAGACCCACAGCTGGGTAACAACGGGAGCCGGCGCCGCTTTTCCTTGCTGGCTGCGATATTTTGGGCCAGTTGTTCTCTCGGCATAGAGGAAACAGCCAGTGAAGTCTCCAGCACAATCAGGTCTTGCTGCTGAAAAACACTGCTGCGATAGGTGAAACCGTGTTCAGACTGAGACAGGCGTTTGACCACACCCCGTCGATCCATAACCATACTTTCCTGGACAAATTGGCCCAGGGTGATACCATAGGCCCCGGCATTCATATAAATACCGCCGCCGACAGAACCGGGGATGCCGGCCAAGCGCTCGAAATTGCCCCAACCTTCTTCTGCCAGGGCAGCGATGAGATGATCAAGCGGTAACCCGGTACCTACCAAGGCGTTGCCGTCGTGAACGGAAAGGTAACCGAACTTCCGGGCTAGGCGGATAACCAGGCCGTGAACCCCGCTATCGCTCACTAGGACGTTAGTACCGCTTCCCAGGACATACACCGGCACCTTTTGTTCATCCGCAAAAGCTAAGGCGGTTTTGACCTGGGCCACCGAGGACGGCTCGCAGAAGAAACGAGCCGGACCGCCGAGTTTATATGACGTATGGTCTTTCAAGGGGACGTATTCGTTGATCTCCATCTATGTACTCCACCTCCTGAGGATGTCTTGCTGTTTCGTTCAAGATTAAGGTCCCCACATACTTCTCTAAAGCCAGTTGGTTTCCTGCTGAAAAAAGATTTTTGAAAAAGATGGTTACCAAACCAGGGAAAATTGAACCGGTGTCGAATACATTATACGGGGAGGTTCAGGGGCATATAACCGAAGGGGGTGCCCTGGTTATGCAACGCGAGCCGGTAAGAGTCTCGCAGTTGTTATTGGTTATCTCTTTTTTTATTGTAACTACGACCTTAGTAGGATGCAATGATTTACCTGTGTTTCAAAATGACGAGACCAAGGACCTGGCCGTTATCAGACAACAACCGGTCACGGTGTATTACGTCACCCAGGAGGGAGATTACTTAGTTCCGGTCAACACCAAAGTGTCACTAGATGATGATATCTGCCGCCACGTGGTGGAGAAAGTCTTGGCCGGCCCCCACGACACCGACCTAAAAGAAGCATTGTCGTCGCCGTTTCCGCGCGGCGTATTGCTGAAATACATTTATGTAAAAGACGGTCGAGTGTGTGTGGACCTGGGGGGCGAAGCTATCGGAACCATGGATCCCAAGCTGTGGCAACAGGCTCTAAGCAGCCTGGTCTTCACCTTGACCGAGATGCCGGATGTGGACATCAAATCCATTGAAGTTCTAGTTAACGGTGTACCAGGCAACAACATGGTGCTTGAACGTCCAGCATATATTAACCTGATTCCGGGGGAGCCTGATGACGGTCTGCCCATAACCGTATTTTTCAGTTATAACGATACCTGCCTGGTGCCAGTGACAGTGAAACTTGCCCCCGAGACAGCCGATGTGCTCAAAGCAACACTGGACCAGCTAGTGGCCGGACCACGGGGCATACCGTATTTGTCGTCGGTGTTTCCTGAGGGAACGCGGCTTCTGGACTATCGAATTGAAGGC contains:
- the murB gene encoding UDP-N-acetylmuramate dehydrogenase, which translates into the protein MEINEYVPLKDHTSYKLGGPARFFCEPSSVAQVKTALAFADEQKVPVYVLGSGTNVLVSDSGVHGLVIRLARKFGYLSVHDGNALVGTGLPLDHLIAALAEEGWGNFERLAGIPGSVGGGIYMNAGAYGITLGQFVQESMVMDRRGVVKRLSQSEHGFTYRSSVFQQQDLIVLETSLAVSSMPREQLAQNIAASKEKRRRLPLLPSCGSTFRNPPGTYAGKVIEELGLKGTQIGQAQISPSHANFIVNLGGASAQDVFGLIKLIKLEAAARGITMETEVRLWGQFE
- a CDS encoding GerMN domain-containing protein — protein: MQREPVRVSQLLLVISFFIVTTTLVGCNDLPVFQNDETKDLAVIRQQPVTVYYVTQEGDYLVPVNTKVSLDDDICRHVVEKVLAGPHDTDLKEALSSPFPRGVLLKYIYVKDGRVCVDLGGEAIGTMDPKLWQQALSSLVFTLTEMPDVDIKSIEVLVNGVPGNNMVLERPAYINLIPGEPDDGLPITVFFSYNDTCLVPVTVKLAPETADVLKATLDQLVAGPRGIPYLSSVFPEGTRLLDYRIEGDLLSLNFSKEAVLRDIKGNIRKEEQSPTVGSLALTLRRFAGIDCFEILIEGTPLIEQKLKVPRSYLDLENITKAQPEQG